A genomic window from Chrysoperla carnea chromosome 3, inChrCarn1.1, whole genome shotgun sequence includes:
- the LOC123295211 gene encoding BTB/POZ domain-containing protein 2-like isoform X2 → MDSITVDKNVIEKWQPSKETLKERFGFLFNNERLADFHFIVGPNKEHRIPVHKLVLAAASDVLEALFFGALAIESNEIEIPDVEPQAFLAFLEFIYSEEAKIDHETVMATIYVANKYNVPALKKYCVKFLKDNLDCENAVLLLKQATFFDEPELAESCSDFIDKNTINILAVENLDLDTLITVLERDTLQISESKLYAAVLQWTEAECARQQLPLTPDNQRLVLGPAFKLIRFPLMTFEEFGVGPVQSGLLTDREVRELILYLTVTPKPSVEFSDVHRVGECVDKLSTVRWVKARGGQLPPNAVQGGYDEGLPLYVARAYHARALTPGKLLPSHGVTYIAWGGEEHNKRKYEVLCDCNCSWVPASNGEVPDGAIPGGHSEDGETLFIGRVAYPENCLTIGKIQSSHGVLYVSYGGEERPFRDYEVLVV, encoded by the exons ATGGATTCGATAACAGTGGATAAAAATGTTATCGAAAAGTGGCAACCATCAAAAGAAACACTCAAAGAACGATTTGGctttctttttaataatgaaaggCTAgctgattttcattttattgtggGGCCAAATAAAGAACATCGTATACCTGTTCATAAACTTGTTTTAGCAGCTGCAAGTGATGTCCTAGAAGCATTATTTTTTGGTGCTTTAGCGATAGAGTCTAACGAAATAGAAATACCTGACGTTGAACCACAAGCATTTTTAGCATttctagaatttatttattcagaaGAAGCAAAAATTGATCACGAAACAGTGATGGCTACCATTTATGTAGCAAACAAATACAATGTGcctgctttaaaaaaatattgtgtgaaGTTTTTAAAAGACAATTTAGATTGCGAAAATGctgttttattgttaaaacaaGCGACCTTCTTTGATGAACCAGAATTAGCAGAATCGTGTTcagattttattgataaaaacacCATAAATATATTAGCTGTGGAAAATTTAGATTTGGATACTTTAATAACAGTATTAGAACGCGATACTCTACAAATTAGTGAATCAAAATTATATGCAGCTGTTTTACAATGGACAGAAGCAGAATGTGCCAGACAACAGTTACCTCTAACACCAGACAATCAACGATTAGTTTTAGGTCCAGCTTTCAAACTAATACGTTTTCCATTAATGACATTTGAAGAATTTGGTGTTGGTCCTGTTCAAAGTGGATTATTGACTGATCGTGAAGTTagagaattaattttatatttaacagtCACTCCGAAACCATCTGTTGAATTTTCAGATGTACATAGAGTTGGGGAGTGCGTTGATAAATTATCA ACAGTGCGCTGGGTTAAAGCCAGAGGGGGTCAACTTCCTCCAAATGCAGTACAAGGAGGATACGATGAAGGACTTCCTTTGTATGTAGCTCGTGCATATCATGCTCGTGCATTAACTCCTGGCAAACTTCTTCCCAGCCATGGAGTAACTTATATTGCATGGGGAGGCGAGGAgcataataaaagaaaatacgaA GTGCTTTGTGATTGTAATTGTTCATGGGTACCAGCATCTAATGGTGAAGTACCTGACGGAGCAATTCCAGGAGGGCACTCAGAAGATGGAGAAACTTTATTCATTGGACGTGTAGCTTATCCAGAGAATTGTCTAACGATTGGTAAAATACAAAGCAGTCATGGTGTTCTGTATGTTTCATACGGTGGTGAAGAAAGGCCTTTTCGTGATTATGAAGTACTTgtcgtataa
- the LOC123294784 gene encoding uncharacterized protein LOC123294784 — protein sequence MDNIGRRQCIPIIYTRGTHYEVGFDVGRNFAAIIKEFLETSRPLNDEYIPLYETKEGRKVYDETLECVKKNFPQYIRELEGTAEGAQVPFYKLFLLHMDDITTRTVQNRSGNIHPSGCSTICVNQPGEEILGHTEDALAEVLNHFYFVSAHIISDKPEGRWKVKEEKFTSLCYAGHLPGYTMNYNHHGLVFSINTLSAHRLNSGKTPRHFITRALLSAENFLQAQQILRDDGCGAGDGCSINMTFLKQEGDRLFHNAEMGPALPDTNQSQLNILTASPGENIFHCNKYLRLTIKEAEGMIIESSDARMETFNKCCKPTTKQDVVKMLSDHTNYIHPVFRDCGPNDFVKTIAVGIFDCIKRTWSIYADNPQNTEPLVVLPIILKDN from the exons atggataATATTGGACGTCGTCAATGCATTCCAATAATATATACACGTGGAACACATTATGAAGTTGGATTCGATGtg GGACGGAATTTTGCtgctataattaaagaatttttggaAACGTCACGACCATTAAATGACGAATATATCCCATTATATGAAACAAAAGAAGGTCGTAAAGTTTACGATGAAACTTTAGAATGTGTGAAGAAAAATTTCCCACAATATATACGAGAATTAGAAGGAACAGCAGAAGGAGCTCAAGTTcctttttataaa CTATTCTTATTGCACATGGATGATATAACAACACGCACGGTACAAAATCGATCTGGAAATATTCATCCAAGTGGCTGTTCCACAATATGTGTTAACCAACCTGGAGag gaaatatTAGGACATACCGAAGATGCACTTGCTGAAGTTTTAAATCATTTCTATTTTGTTTCGGCACACATCATTTCTGATAAACCAGAAGGACGTTGGAAAGTTAAAGAGGAAAAATTCACATCCTTATGTTATGCAGGACATTTACCTGGCTATACAATGAATTATAATCATCATGGCCttgtttttagtataaatactTTAAGTGCACATCGTTTAAATTCTGGTAAAACAC CACGTCATTTTATCACACGAGCATTATTATCAGCTGAAAATTTTCTACAAGCTCAGCAAATTTTACGAGATGATGGATGCGGAGCTGGAGATGGTTGCTCAATAAATATGACCTTTTTAAAACAGGAAGGTGACCGTCTATTTCATAATGCGGAAATGGGCCCGGCCCTACCAGATACGAATCAATcacaattgaatattttaactgCAAGTCCtggtgaaaatattttccattgtaACAA atatcTACGTTTAACAATAAAAGAAGCTGAAGGAATGATAATTGAAAGTAGCGATGCTCGAATGGAGACATTCAATAAATGTTGTAAACCCACAACTAAACAGGATGTTGTTAAAATGTTATCAGATCATACAAATTATATTCATCCTGTGTTTAGAGATTGTGGTCcaaatgattttgttaaaactattGCCGTTG gtaTATTTGATTGTATAAAACGTACTTGGAGTATTTATGCTGACAATCCACAAAATACAGAACCATTAGTCGTTTTACCAATTATATTAaaggataattaa
- the LOC123296461 gene encoding glycine-rich selenoprotein-like, whose amino-acid sequence MPYVAKDGTVHNSRPWNLERFVEIFWAFIAFIQLFFKTLTDPVLSGFADFNNRRNGPGGGPGGGGGGWGGGRGGPGGGGRGGPQRRIGRIATISDCQTPMAGGG is encoded by the exons atgccTTACGTCGCAAAAG ATGGGACAGTTCACAATAGTCGCCCATGGAATTTAGAAAGATTCGTGGAAATATTTTGGGCATTTATtgcttttattcaattatt cttcaAAACTTTAACTGATCCAGTTTTAAGTGGTTTCGCTGATTTTAACAATCGTCGTAATGGTCCCGGAGGTGGACCTGGAGGAGGAGGAGGTGGATGGGGTGGAGGTCGAGGGGGACCAGGTGGTGGAGGTCGTGGAgg gCCTCAGAGAAGAATTGGACGAATTGCAACCATTTCAGATTGCCAAACTCCTATGGCTGGTGGTGGGTGA
- the LOC123295211 gene encoding BTB/POZ domain-containing protein 2-like isoform X1: protein MLFKMDSITVDKNVIEKWQPSKETLKERFGFLFNNERLADFHFIVGPNKEHRIPVHKLVLAAASDVLEALFFGALAIESNEIEIPDVEPQAFLAFLEFIYSEEAKIDHETVMATIYVANKYNVPALKKYCVKFLKDNLDCENAVLLLKQATFFDEPELAESCSDFIDKNTINILAVENLDLDTLITVLERDTLQISESKLYAAVLQWTEAECARQQLPLTPDNQRLVLGPAFKLIRFPLMTFEEFGVGPVQSGLLTDREVRELILYLTVTPKPSVEFSDVHRVGECVDKLSTVRWVKARGGQLPPNAVQGGYDEGLPLYVARAYHARALTPGKLLPSHGVTYIAWGGEEHNKRKYEVLCDCNCSWVPASNGEVPDGAIPGGHSEDGETLFIGRVAYPENCLTIGKIQSSHGVLYVSYGGEERPFRDYEVLVV, encoded by the exons atgtta TTTAAAATGGATTCGATAACAGTGGATAAAAATGTTATCGAAAAGTGGCAACCATCAAAAGAAACACTCAAAGAACGATTTGGctttctttttaataatgaaaggCTAgctgattttcattttattgtggGGCCAAATAAAGAACATCGTATACCTGTTCATAAACTTGTTTTAGCAGCTGCAAGTGATGTCCTAGAAGCATTATTTTTTGGTGCTTTAGCGATAGAGTCTAACGAAATAGAAATACCTGACGTTGAACCACAAGCATTTTTAGCATttctagaatttatttattcagaaGAAGCAAAAATTGATCACGAAACAGTGATGGCTACCATTTATGTAGCAAACAAATACAATGTGcctgctttaaaaaaatattgtgtgaaGTTTTTAAAAGACAATTTAGATTGCGAAAATGctgttttattgttaaaacaaGCGACCTTCTTTGATGAACCAGAATTAGCAGAATCGTGTTcagattttattgataaaaacacCATAAATATATTAGCTGTGGAAAATTTAGATTTGGATACTTTAATAACAGTATTAGAACGCGATACTCTACAAATTAGTGAATCAAAATTATATGCAGCTGTTTTACAATGGACAGAAGCAGAATGTGCCAGACAACAGTTACCTCTAACACCAGACAATCAACGATTAGTTTTAGGTCCAGCTTTCAAACTAATACGTTTTCCATTAATGACATTTGAAGAATTTGGTGTTGGTCCTGTTCAAAGTGGATTATTGACTGATCGTGAAGTTagagaattaattttatatttaacagtCACTCCGAAACCATCTGTTGAATTTTCAGATGTACATAGAGTTGGGGAGTGCGTTGATAAATTATCA ACAGTGCGCTGGGTTAAAGCCAGAGGGGGTCAACTTCCTCCAAATGCAGTACAAGGAGGATACGATGAAGGACTTCCTTTGTATGTAGCTCGTGCATATCATGCTCGTGCATTAACTCCTGGCAAACTTCTTCCCAGCCATGGAGTAACTTATATTGCATGGGGAGGCGAGGAgcataataaaagaaaatacgaA GTGCTTTGTGATTGTAATTGTTCATGGGTACCAGCATCTAATGGTGAAGTACCTGACGGAGCAATTCCAGGAGGGCACTCAGAAGATGGAGAAACTTTATTCATTGGACGTGTAGCTTATCCAGAGAATTGTCTAACGATTGGTAAAATACAAAGCAGTCATGGTGTTCTGTATGTTTCATACGGTGGTGAAGAAAGGCCTTTTCGTGATTATGAAGTACTTgtcgtataa
- the LOC123295319 gene encoding surfeit locus protein 1, translating to MFKLHKQFLNKFSKYGLFIIKQDNNIKPNLIVNRFVTTKQAKPNLRNPTQSESQEIGPLGWFLLLIPTTTFGLGVWQIQRKQWKENLLADLKARHETTPIPLPEDLNELKDLEYYPVTVKGHFDYSKEIYLGPRSLIINGDAATQSSLISQSKFGTSGYLVITPFKLSDRDLTILVNRGWVPSNKKDPRTRPEGQVDKELVVTGIVRLNEPRPTFTPKNIPESRSWLYRDLESMCRYTAAEPIYIEAITDCTIDGGPIGGQTRITLRNEHLSYIFTWFSLSAFTGLMWHRMFIRKLPLL from the exons atgtttaaattacataaacaatttttgaataagtTTAGTAAATatggattatttattattaagcaggataataatattaagcCGAATCTCATAGTGAATCGTTTTGTAACAACAAAACAAGCTAAACCTAATTTACGTAATCCAACACAATCAGAAAGTCAAGAAATTGGACCTTTGGGATGGTTCTTATTG TTAATTCCAACGACAACATTCGGTTTAGGAGTTTGGCAAATACAGCGTAAACAATGGAAGGAAAATTTGTTAGCTGATTTAAAGGCACGACATGAAACTACACCAATTCCATTGCCTGAAGA tttaaacGAATTAAAGGATTTGGAATATTATCCGGTAACAGTCAAAGGGcattttgattattcaaaagaaatttatttaggaCCAcgatcattaattattaatgggGATGCCGCTACACAGAGTAGTTTGATCTCACAAAGTAAATTTGGAACTTCAGGGTATTTAGTTATTACGCCGTTTAAATTGTCTGATAGaga tttgaCAATACTTGTAAATCGTGGATGGGTtccatcaaataaaaaagatccACGAACTCGACCTGAAGGGCAAGTCGATAAGGAATTGGTCGTAACTGGTATTGTACGGTTAAATGAACCACGTCCAACGTTCACACCAAAAAATATACCAGAATCAAGATCATGGCTATATCG aGATTTAGAATCAATGTGTCGATATACAGCTGCAGAACCAATTTATATTGAAGCAATTACAGATTGTACAATTGACGGAGGTCCAATTGGTGGACAAACAAGGATTACGTTGCGAAATGAACATTTATCGTATATTTTCACATGGTTTTCGTTGTCAGCGTTTACTGGACTGATGTGGCATCGAatgtttattagaaaattacctctattataa